A genome region from Bordetella genomosp. 10 includes the following:
- a CDS encoding ABC transporter permease, with product MSAVPSSAASPAPVSRRPNALWQALRRNKLSWVGIGLLLAIVLVAAFAPWIAPHDPLQQNIAYRLDPPSADYWLGTDSYGRDVLSRLIYGARVSLLVGFVAILIAMSIGASLGILAGYVGGLLDQFIMGLVDVLLSFPTLLLGLMVAAMLGASLENLIIAIAITEIAPFVRVARAPTIALKQRDFVEAGRALGFGPLRLMGVHILPNMISDVVVVGSLWMASAIRTEASLSFIGLGVPPPAATWGAMIREGFENILDAWWLTVFPSIAILLTVLALNLLGDALRDAIDPKLRSEHS from the coding sequence ATGAGCGCCGTTCCTTCCTCCGCCGCCTCGCCCGCCCCGGTTTCGCGCCGGCCCAATGCGCTGTGGCAGGCCCTGCGGCGCAACAAGCTTTCGTGGGTCGGCATCGGCCTGCTGCTGGCCATCGTCCTGGTGGCGGCGTTCGCGCCGTGGATCGCGCCGCACGATCCCTTGCAGCAGAACATCGCCTACCGGCTGGATCCGCCGTCGGCCGACTACTGGCTGGGCACCGACAGCTACGGACGGGATGTGCTGTCGCGCCTGATCTATGGCGCGCGCGTGTCGCTGCTGGTGGGTTTCGTCGCCATCCTGATCGCCATGAGCATCGGCGCGTCCCTGGGCATCCTGGCGGGCTATGTGGGCGGACTGCTGGACCAGTTCATCATGGGATTGGTCGACGTCCTGCTCTCCTTCCCAACCCTGCTGCTGGGCTTGATGGTCGCGGCGATGCTGGGCGCCAGCCTGGAGAACCTGATCATCGCCATCGCCATCACGGAGATCGCGCCCTTCGTGCGGGTGGCGCGGGCGCCGACCATCGCCCTGAAGCAGCGCGACTTCGTCGAGGCCGGCCGGGCCCTGGGCTTCGGTCCCCTGCGCCTGATGGGCGTGCATATCCTGCCCAACATGATTTCCGACGTGGTGGTGGTGGGGTCGCTGTGGATGGCCTCGGCCATCCGCACCGAGGCCTCGCTCAGCTTCATCGGCCTGGGCGTGCCGCCTCCTGCCGCGACCTGGGGGGCCATGATCCGCGAGGGTTTCGAGAACATCCTGGATGCCTGGTGGCTGACGGTATTTCCCAGCATTGCGATCCTGTTGACGGTGCTGGCCTTGAACCTGCTGGGCGATGCCTTGCGGGACGCCATCGATCCCAAGCTGCGATCGGAGCATTCATGA
- a CDS encoding ABC transporter permease, protein MMRYAVKRLLLAIPTLLAMLTAVFVLVRLVPGDPAAVMLGDQASAEALAALRTRLGLDLPMQVQYLHFLRDMLSGNFGVSMASGRTVLQEVALVLPWTLQLTAAAILIGVILGLPLGTWAALRRNGWPDYLGRVLSLAGLSFPAFVSGILMLLAFAIQLRWFPVIGSTIAGDWTSQLRALVLPALNLGLIMTAYVMRVTRSSMLGVMGEDYVRTARAKGVRPMRLVLRHGLRNALIPIVTVVGLYFGTLIGNSVLTEIVFNRPGLGKLILGALNTRDYTLLQGLMVVFAACVIFVNLLTDLVYGWVDPRVKYQ, encoded by the coding sequence ATGATGCGTTATGCGGTCAAGCGCCTGCTGCTGGCGATCCCCACGCTGCTGGCCATGCTGACGGCGGTGTTCGTGCTGGTGCGCCTGGTGCCGGGCGATCCGGCGGCCGTGATGCTGGGCGACCAGGCCAGCGCCGAAGCCCTGGCCGCGCTCCGCACCCGGCTGGGCCTGGACCTGCCCATGCAGGTGCAGTACCTGCATTTCCTGCGCGACATGCTGTCCGGCAATTTCGGCGTCTCGATGGCGTCGGGGCGCACGGTGCTTCAGGAAGTCGCGCTGGTGCTGCCGTGGACGCTGCAGTTGACCGCCGCCGCCATCCTCATCGGCGTGATCCTCGGCCTGCCCCTGGGCACCTGGGCCGCCTTGCGCCGCAACGGCTGGCCCGACTACCTGGGCCGGGTGCTGTCGCTGGCGGGCCTGTCCTTTCCCGCCTTCGTCTCGGGCATCCTGATGCTGCTGGCCTTCGCCATCCAGTTGCGCTGGTTTCCGGTGATCGGCAGCACCATCGCCGGCGACTGGACCAGCCAGTTGCGCGCCCTGGTCCTGCCGGCCCTGAACCTGGGCTTGATCATGACCGCCTACGTCATGCGCGTCACGCGCTCGTCCATGCTGGGCGTCATGGGCGAGGACTACGTCCGCACCGCGCGCGCCAAGGGTGTGCGGCCGATGCGGCTGGTGCTGCGCCATGGCCTGCGCAACGCGCTGATCCCCATCGTCACCGTCGTGGGGCTGTATTTCGGCACGCTGATCGGCAACTCGGTGCTGACCGAGATCGTGTTCAACCGGCCGGGACTCGGCAAGCTGATCCTCGGCGCGTTGAATACCCGCGACTACACGCTGCTGCAAGGCCTGATGGTGGTCTTCGCCGCCTGCGTGATCTTCGTCAACCTGCTGACCGACCTGGTGTACGGGTGGGTCGATCCCCGGGTGAAATACCAATGA